A genomic region of Methanosarcina thermophila TM-1 contains the following coding sequences:
- a CDS encoding methanogenesis marker 6 protein: MTETEKEEITTKYIVISSDKVLPSDAAMKIYESEFPVTVKETCFGLIVSGAKNDVQAVVEEIRQLDKNHIFVKDRGFPPGDERRCRASRGGGPRPGFHFLREEVKMLPAIGAALDELEIKEHVKEKCKTKCKLKTSDLDKIIKEELAR; this comes from the coding sequence ATGACGGAAACTGAAAAAGAAGAGATTACAACAAAGTACATTGTAATCAGTTCGGATAAAGTGCTGCCTTCAGACGCAGCTATGAAGATTTACGAATCAGAGTTTCCAGTTACGGTAAAGGAGACATGTTTTGGACTTATTGTTTCAGGAGCTAAAAACGATGTCCAGGCAGTGGTCGAAGAAATCCGGCAGCTGGACAAAAATCATATTTTTGTAAAGGATAGGGGATTCCCTCCAGGAGATGAGAGACGCTGCCGCGCAAGCAGGGGTGGAGGCCCGCGGCCAGGATTCCATTTTTTGAGGGAAGAAGTGAAAATGCTTCCGGCTATAGGAGCTGCACTTGACGAACTTGAAATAAAGGAGCATGTAAAAGAGAAATGCAAAACGAAATGCAAGCTTAAAACTTCAGATCTTGATAAAATTATTAAAGAGGAGCTTGCGAGGTGA
- the mmp3 gene encoding methyl-coenzyme M reductase-associated protein Mmp3, with product MPITSNEISVEVNGQKYTLPASSTLGDSLKVSGAPYVEGTAIGILKETAEERTEIITEYAINTSRGEIRIEVKDPESPSGSLWAKHFKEYQGKPVHWASPEALAFGPFEAAIKPSHETGNFEAFEVMFGAGGFDPRNTHLIFSLKRHAAEYGTPEDGTFAEVVSGRKILSRLSREDTILNIEPIIEWEQISEKVCTTDLSTPLEDGDSIFTYFEVELSRNAPSGAEHFYALTREGTFTVDVTTSSFISDDGLKGEPAPYENFEPRKEGAISIRTVGYGLGRIYISKEDRPSSLVHSVVGQVTKGIELIKLAEEGQKLSVESLPPQIVLLGHTFEEAEPVLSLIGVELVRAGYTKDDGIIVSQDPPTTLEILGEAKVTAYAVPKEKLIEIELYPEKAPKSVDFFRHALELKTKTVGKLPVYMIYDDTYLFKTEKEVVKYKEILPENTPTDKVLGGEIGITNQAAKRMGTIGVRISDDELFGPTGERFSSTNIVGRIINPEKLLDVKEGETIYVTEIVRKQT from the coding sequence GTGCCGATTACGAGTAATGAGATAAGCGTAGAGGTGAATGGGCAAAAATATACCTTACCTGCAAGCTCTACCCTTGGGGACTCCCTTAAAGTCTCCGGAGCCCCTTACGTGGAAGGTACGGCGATCGGAATTCTGAAAGAGACCGCTGAAGAAAGGACAGAGATAATCACCGAGTACGCTATCAACACTTCCAGAGGAGAAATCAGGATAGAAGTAAAAGACCCAGAGTCACCTTCAGGAAGCTTATGGGCTAAACATTTTAAAGAATATCAGGGGAAGCCTGTGCACTGGGCAAGCCCTGAAGCTCTGGCTTTTGGACCCTTTGAAGCCGCCATTAAACCTTCGCATGAGACTGGTAATTTTGAAGCGTTTGAAGTGATGTTTGGAGCAGGTGGGTTTGATCCCCGTAATACTCATCTTATCTTTTCACTGAAAAGACATGCTGCAGAGTATGGGACTCCTGAAGACGGAACCTTTGCAGAAGTTGTGTCTGGAAGAAAAATTTTATCCAGGCTTTCCAGAGAGGATACTATTCTTAATATTGAACCAATTATAGAGTGGGAACAAATCTCAGAGAAAGTCTGTACAACTGATCTTTCTACTCCGCTTGAAGATGGAGATAGCATATTTACTTATTTTGAGGTAGAGCTTTCCAGAAATGCTCCCAGCGGAGCAGAGCATTTCTATGCCCTGACCCGTGAAGGAACCTTTACTGTAGATGTTACTACCAGTTCATTTATTTCAGATGACGGTCTGAAAGGAGAACCTGCCCCCTACGAGAACTTCGAGCCGAGGAAAGAAGGTGCAATCTCTATCCGAACAGTAGGATACGGATTGGGCAGGATATATATTTCTAAAGAAGACCGACCCTCAAGCCTTGTACATTCGGTTGTAGGGCAGGTAACAAAAGGTATTGAACTGATCAAGCTAGCAGAAGAAGGACAGAAACTCTCAGTTGAAAGCCTTCCTCCTCAAATAGTTCTTCTGGGGCACACCTTTGAGGAAGCAGAACCCGTACTTTCTTTAATAGGAGTCGAACTGGTAAGGGCTGGATATACCAAAGATGATGGAATAATTGTCAGTCAGGATCCGCCAACAACTCTGGAGATTCTTGGAGAAGCAAAGGTGACTGCATATGCAGTACCCAAAGAAAAATTAATTGAAATTGAACTTTATCCTGAAAAAGCCCCCAAATCTGTGGATTTTTTCCGGCATGCTCTTGAGCTTAAGACAAAAACCGTAGGAAAATTGCCTGTTTATATGATATACGACGACACCTATCTTTTTAAAACTGAAAAAGAAGTCGTCAAATATAAAGAAATCCTTCCGGAAAACACACCCACGGATAAGGTACTCGGAGGAGAAATAGGAATTACAAATCAGGCGGCAAAGAGAATGGGAACTATTGGAGTTAGAATTAGCGATGACGAGCTCTTTGGCCCTACTGGAGAAAGATTCTCCTCAACCAATATTGTTGGTCGGATAATAAATCCTGAAAAACTCCTCGATGTCAAAGAAGGAGAAACTATATATGTAACTGAAATTGTGCGCAAGCAAACTTAA
- a CDS encoding TolB family protein: MKIDNRTVIFSGIFFVLFFMTIGNATAGSERNSVIYEDRIVWQDDSNGNWDIQMYNISTSAKIPITNDEAEQQNPDIYGNRIVWQDSRNGGRENGDIYMYNISTSTETQVTPNKSCQMNPNIYGDRVVWADDRNGNWDIYMYNISTATKSKISNTGSANYPAIYENRIVWQDSRNGNEDIYMFTLDLDEVPPVNGNETENDTDNCTEFPDNEFDAGTDDGTDDETQIPDNCSSELTPLDRILALKEYVECTYKCQVKTKTGLATLLDTSMCHYENCDNAKAVSMLKSFIHLAREMEMCNQISADEADYMEREAKRIIDQIEAN, translated from the coding sequence ATGAAAATTGATAACAGAACTGTAATTTTCTCTGGAATATTTTTTGTTCTATTTTTTATGACCATAGGAAATGCGACTGCAGGTTCGGAAAGAAACTCAGTTATTTACGAAGACCGGATAGTCTGGCAGGATGATAGTAATGGAAATTGGGATATTCAAATGTATAATATTTCCACTTCCGCTAAAATTCCGATCACAAACGATGAGGCAGAGCAGCAGAATCCTGATATCTACGGCAACAGGATAGTCTGGCAGGATTCCCGCAACGGAGGACGCGAAAATGGAGATATCTACATGTATAATATCTCGACCTCCACGGAGACCCAGGTAACTCCTAATAAATCGTGCCAGATGAATCCGAATATCTATGGGGATAGAGTAGTATGGGCAGATGATCGCAATGGAAACTGGGACATTTACATGTACAATATCTCCACTGCCACTAAAAGTAAAATCAGTAACACTGGATCAGCAAATTATCCTGCTATCTATGAGAACAGAATAGTTTGGCAGGACTCTCGCAATGGAAACGAGGATATCTACATGTTTACCCTTGATTTGGATGAAGTGCCGCCTGTGAATGGAAACGAGACAGAAAATGATACAGACAATTGTACTGAATTTCCAGACAATGAATTCGATGCGGGGACAGATGACGGGACAGACGATGAAACCCAGATTCCAGACAACTGTTCTTCTGAGTTAACACCCCTCGACAGGATACTGGCTCTTAAGGAATATGTAGAATGTACATATAAATGCCAGGTTAAAACAAAAACAGGGTTGGCTACCCTTCTGGATACCTCGATGTGCCACTATGAAAACTGTGACAACGCAAAAGCCGTTTCAATGCTTAAATCCTTCATTCATCTGGCTAGAGAAATGGAAATGTGCAACCAGATTTCAGCTGACGAAGCGGATTATATGGAAAGGGAAGCAAAGAGAATAATAGATCAGATTGAGGCAAATTAA
- a CDS encoding methanogenesis marker 17 protein, protein MDSLEVFAVESAIPSEQEFYRKIIEDNMASLRLAPAIGRIKVVLRPEDSLFQMAIILRDVGTRVTTIDIADVEAKPVAGEIIISIKKEQYIPELLRKLWERYGRANISQPDRWTVAISTDRAEEEASFLKDMVVADPRHRLHENLVDFAIRITPEGFRVRYHLYKGNKFIFVASEEALKHEWIEETETMLEKLMEGGKT, encoded by the coding sequence ATGGATTCGCTTGAGGTTTTTGCTGTCGAGTCCGCAATTCCTTCTGAGCAGGAATTTTACAGGAAAATAATCGAAGACAACATGGCAAGTCTCAGGCTTGCTCCGGCAATAGGGAGAATAAAGGTTGTGTTGAGACCTGAAGACTCCCTCTTTCAAATGGCAATAATCCTCAGGGATGTAGGAACCAGAGTTACAACAATTGATATTGCCGATGTGGAGGCAAAACCGGTTGCAGGCGAGATAATAATCTCAATAAAGAAAGAGCAATATATTCCGGAGCTACTGAGAAAACTCTGGGAACGTTACGGGAGAGCTAATATCAGCCAGCCTGACCGCTGGACTGTTGCCATAAGTACGGACAGGGCAGAGGAAGAAGCGAGTTTTCTTAAAGATATGGTTGTTGCAGATCCCAGGCACAGACTTCATGAGAACCTTGTTGATTTTGCAATCCGCATTACTCCCGAAGGCTTCAGAGTTCGTTACCACCTGTATAAAGGCAACAAGTTTATTTTCGTAGCGTCCGAGGAAGCATTAAAACATGAATGGATCGAAGAAACAGAGACAATGCTCGAGAAATTGATGGAAGGAGGGAAAACGTAA
- a CDS encoding methanogenesis marker 15 protein, with protein sequence MSAQKSEVVKIALVSCGSEYAGVQPEFEEAAAKVNAKFVFPEVDIASIDTIGRDFGLEVASGDLRLMMARAKAVVEGTANVDGVFIATCFRCAEGAIVRNEIRRYIYRHSKIPVISYSFTESTTAGTLLTRLEALTTIVRRRHLLTREVQTGLTAGIDSGSTTTKAVIMRDNKIIGKGWVPTTKVLDSAEEAYSIALKEAGVSREEIQALGTTGYGRFLVGNHLKAQLIQEEITVNSKGAVYLADRQKGPATVIDIGGMDNKAISVEDGIPGMFTMGGICAGASGRFFEMISKRLGVDITELGALAVKGMHERVPMSSYCIVFGIQSLVNSLAKGSTPEDVAAAACYSVVEQIYEQQLQEVEVIEPLILVGGSSLIEGVPIALGRLLKIDVLVPKDSHLIGAVGAALLASGYVEE encoded by the coding sequence ATGAGCGCTCAAAAATCCGAGGTAGTAAAGATTGCGCTGGTTTCCTGCGGCTCTGAGTATGCTGGAGTTCAGCCCGAGTTTGAAGAAGCTGCAGCTAAAGTAAATGCAAAATTTGTTTTCCCTGAGGTTGATATTGCATCTATAGATACCATAGGCAGGGATTTCGGGCTTGAGGTCGCAAGTGGGGATCTAAGGCTTATGATGGCCAGAGCAAAGGCTGTCGTCGAAGGCACAGCCAATGTGGATGGGGTTTTTATTGCTACCTGCTTCCGCTGTGCTGAAGGGGCTATTGTACGAAATGAGATCAGGAGGTACATCTACAGGCACTCAAAAATCCCGGTAATCAGTTACTCATTTACTGAAAGCACAACGGCAGGTACCCTGCTCACGCGTCTGGAAGCCCTGACCACGATTGTCAGACGCAGGCACCTCCTTACAAGGGAGGTTCAGACAGGACTGACTGCGGGAATAGATTCAGGGTCAACAACTACAAAAGCCGTGATAATGAGGGATAACAAAATAATAGGCAAGGGATGGGTACCCACAACAAAAGTCCTTGATAGTGCCGAAGAGGCGTACTCTATTGCCCTGAAAGAAGCCGGGGTCTCCAGGGAAGAAATCCAGGCTCTAGGTACTACTGGATACGGGCGCTTCCTTGTAGGGAATCATTTAAAAGCTCAGCTTATCCAGGAAGAAATTACCGTCAACTCAAAAGGAGCGGTCTATCTTGCAGACAGGCAGAAAGGTCCTGCAACCGTTATTGATATAGGTGGTATGGACAACAAGGCAATCTCGGTTGAAGACGGAATCCCCGGAATGTTTACAATGGGCGGGATCTGCGCAGGTGCCTCAGGACGTTTCTTTGAAATGATCTCAAAACGGCTTGGGGTAGACATCACTGAACTCGGAGCCCTGGCAGTCAAAGGAATGCACGAAAGGGTGCCCATGAGCAGCTACTGTATAGTTTTCGGAATTCAGTCCCTTGTAAATTCCCTTGCTAAAGGATCTACGCCTGAAGATGTGGCAGCTGCGGCTTGTTACAGCGTGGTGGAACAGATCTATGAGCAGCAGTTGCAGGAAGTGGAGGTAATAGAACCGCTGATTCTTGTGGGAGGCTCATCCCTGATTGAAGGAGTTCCAATAGCCCTGGGGAGGCTTCTCAAGATCGATGTCCTCGTGCCCAAAGACTCTCATCTTATAGGAGCAGTAGGAGCAGCTTTGCTTGCTTCAGGATATGTAGAGGAGTGA
- a CDS encoding methanogenesis marker 5 protein, producing the protein MAKVFIYPLNSLILADLVERFGHKPLTVMSQIREKVTSLSLDSPPINITPEDPKLGLKYAAIEVPAGVRGRMSLMGPLVEQAEAAIIVENPPADFGCVGCNRTNELVKYLIRSKGVPVLEVKYPESDEEARDFVNKIAEFLETLPKEKPEEEEKAGEKESSEEEVKE; encoded by the coding sequence TTGGCAAAAGTTTTCATTTATCCTCTAAATAGTCTTATTCTGGCCGACCTGGTTGAACGTTTCGGGCACAAACCCTTAACCGTTATGAGCCAGATCCGAGAAAAAGTTACAAGTCTCAGCCTGGACTCTCCTCCTATAAATATAACTCCAGAAGACCCTAAACTGGGTCTTAAATATGCTGCAATTGAAGTCCCGGCTGGAGTAAGAGGAAGAATGTCCCTTATGGGTCCCCTTGTAGAACAGGCAGAAGCCGCAATTATTGTTGAGAACCCTCCCGCGGACTTCGGCTGTGTGGGTTGTAATCGCACAAACGAACTGGTAAAATATCTGATTCGCTCAAAAGGTGTCCCTGTTCTTGAGGTAAAGTATCCGGAGTCCGACGAAGAAGCCCGCGATTTTGTAAACAAAATTGCAGAATTTCTGGAAACGCTGCCCAAGGAGAAACCTGAAGAAGAGGAAAAGGCGGGAGAGAAAGAGTCTTCAGAAGAGGAGGTAAAGGAATGA
- a CDS encoding matrixin family metalloprotease, whose amino-acid sequence MDYPWDHSPITVYIDNTNVPEHYSPTYYTQIEKAMEYWEKGGNGKLKYKPVFEFADSKDADIRVKWVENLEAVEGAPSGVAGYASPTVSNGRFVRVDIVLEVGNYKGKAWRQYGDATMLSIAKHEFGHALGLGHSNNRRDIMYPEYELRDNINPLLLSKYGNVLRLAGFAALAVLLYLGISWLHSRKKRKILEEKYLK is encoded by the coding sequence CTGGACTATCCGTGGGATCATTCCCCTATTACTGTATATATAGACAACACCAATGTTCCCGAACACTATAGCCCTACCTATTATACACAGATAGAAAAGGCTATGGAATACTGGGAGAAAGGAGGAAATGGAAAACTAAAATACAAGCCTGTTTTCGAATTTGCTGATTCGAAAGATGCTGATATCAGAGTAAAATGGGTAGAAAACCTGGAAGCTGTTGAAGGAGCTCCTTCAGGCGTAGCCGGTTATGCAAGCCCCACGGTATCTAATGGTCGGTTTGTACGGGTAGATATAGTTCTTGAGGTCGGGAACTACAAGGGAAAAGCCTGGCGTCAGTACGGGGATGCTACAATGCTCTCTATTGCAAAACATGAGTTTGGACATGCCCTTGGGCTGGGTCACAGCAACAACAGGCGAGACATAATGTATCCCGAGTATGAGCTGAGAGATAACATAAATCCTCTCCTCCTGAGCAAGTACGGCAATGTGCTGCGTTTAGCAGGTTTTGCAGCTCTAGCAGTTCTCCTCTATCTAGGAATAAGCTGGCTGCACAGCAGGAAAAAAAGGAAAATACTTGAGGAGAAATATCTCAAGTAG
- a CDS encoding NUDIX hydrolase encodes MNLKKPYIVSVYAILRNEKGEFLLLRRSENSHSNPGKWDLPGGKLVRGEPLEEAVVREVWEETGISIVPGGIAGYATFELPDKRVIAIVYNGGYVIADVKLSHEHVEYIWSPLNRILKMDALPDHFREFFMRFAAENKEPPELPI; translated from the coding sequence ATGAATCTGAAGAAACCTTACATAGTTTCTGTATATGCCATTCTCCGGAATGAGAAAGGCGAGTTTCTGCTTCTCAGGCGGTCGGAAAACTCCCACAGCAATCCGGGAAAATGGGATCTGCCAGGGGGAAAGCTGGTTCGTGGGGAACCCCTTGAAGAAGCTGTTGTGCGGGAAGTCTGGGAAGAGACCGGGATCTCAATCGTGCCTGGAGGGATCGCAGGGTATGCCACCTTTGAGCTTCCGGATAAAAGGGTAATTGCTATAGTATATAATGGGGGATATGTTATTGCTGATGTAAAGTTGAGTCACGAGCATGTGGAATACATATGGAGTCCTCTTAATCGCATCCTGAAGATGGATGCTCTTCCTGACCATTTCAGAGAATTCTTTATGAGATTCGCCGCGGAAAATAAAGAACCTCCAGAACTGCCTATTTAA
- a CDS encoding carboxymuconolactone decarboxylase family protein, whose amino-acid sequence MELEDIVEILKEDPERAIPELLEDVRNQYGEVPYIMNFMKDLPEIFIPKTLYDNSIMREFKNLDPETVELISIGVASALRCEHCLKMHIRIAKRRGIKKEKIFYAIMIGASISNAAVLAESTRALASEFPEDGCEEEKEEKHCSDPNCEICDISRAALK is encoded by the coding sequence ATGGAACTTGAGGATATTGTGGAAATTTTAAAAGAGGACCCTGAGAGAGCTATTCCTGAACTCCTTGAGGATGTCCGGAATCAGTATGGCGAAGTTCCTTACATCATGAACTTCATGAAGGATCTTCCGGAGATTTTTATTCCAAAAACGCTTTATGATAACTCCATAATGAGGGAATTTAAGAATCTTGACCCGGAAACGGTGGAACTTATTTCCATAGGTGTGGCATCTGCTCTTCGCTGCGAGCATTGCCTGAAAATGCACATTAGAATTGCAAAAAGAAGAGGGATAAAAAAAGAAAAGATATTTTACGCCATTATGATAGGAGCATCCATCTCCAATGCTGCCGTGCTTGCCGAAAGTACAAGAGCGCTTGCATCCGAATTCCCGGAGGATGGATGTGAGGAAGAGAAAGAAGAAAAACACTGCTCTGATCCCAACTGTGAGATATGTGATATCTCCAGAGCAGCTCTTAAATAA
- a CDS encoding translation initiation factor IF-5A, translating into MKQQVEVKDLKEGKYVIIDDEACVIKSITKSKPGKHGAAKARIEAIGLFDGQKRSYVGSVANKIYVPIVERKTAQVISITGDIVQLMDLGDFSTFEIVIPDEYKDKVKEGEEVPYITALGKTKLDIRT; encoded by the coding sequence ATGAAACAACAGGTAGAAGTTAAAGATCTCAAAGAAGGAAAATACGTAATTATTGATGACGAAGCATGCGTCATAAAGAGCATTACAAAATCCAAGCCGGGAAAGCACGGAGCTGCAAAGGCAAGGATAGAGGCTATCGGTCTCTTTGATGGTCAGAAGCGCTCCTACGTAGGTTCCGTTGCAAACAAAATCTATGTTCCGATTGTGGAAAGAAAAACCGCACAGGTAATCTCGATTACTGGTGACATTGTCCAGCTCATGGATCTGGGAGACTTCTCAACCTTTGAGATTGTAATCCCCGATGAGTACAAGGATAAGGTCAAAGAGGGTGAGGAAGTTCCTTACATCACAGCTCTCGGCAAGACCAAACTCGACATAAGGACTTAA
- a CDS encoding methanogenesis marker 7 protein: protein MAAVLKPYLYTGGVHKHGLLIELLEDLGGYIVQKVVTGTEVNLIMLIPEKDIPVVKKLSDELLGMLIEAPLTGVEIAVVSPTLASHHLPHSACDVAEYLRHPGANTNMIGLARGMGRRVSLSMDYERKLINEHDIAVFTFGSFSDCIINKKPKLFEGIEIPIVVTGGPDLKTEEVAGADLYVGNIGRTSHRLRRAEEIEALEKLNQGVAKIADNIRKQQAKDPLAVLPARVMKEIENQIPEIRTVLSPAPLTLQLNGLRVKLPYDEFHERIEKLEFDEGVTLSELANISRSKMKNYILIKIKSKSEVGFAI from the coding sequence ATGGCTGCTGTACTCAAACCCTACCTTTATACAGGTGGTGTCCACAAGCATGGGCTTTTAATCGAGCTGCTGGAAGATCTGGGAGGTTACATAGTCCAGAAAGTGGTCACAGGGACTGAAGTAAATCTCATAATGCTTATTCCTGAAAAAGATATCCCAGTAGTAAAAAAGCTATCTGACGAACTGTTAGGGATGTTGATAGAAGCTCCCCTGACCGGAGTTGAGATTGCAGTTGTTTCCCCTACCCTTGCCTCTCATCACCTTCCACATTCAGCCTGTGACGTAGCCGAGTACCTTCGCCACCCCGGAGCTAACACGAACATGATAGGCCTTGCAAGGGGGATGGGGCGCAGAGTGTCTCTATCTATGGATTATGAAAGAAAACTGATAAACGAGCACGATATTGCAGTTTTCACATTCGGGTCATTCAGTGACTGTATAATAAACAAGAAGCCAAAACTCTTTGAGGGCATAGAAATCCCGATAGTGGTAACAGGTGGACCTGACCTGAAAACCGAGGAAGTTGCCGGAGCAGACCTCTATGTTGGGAATATCGGAAGGACTTCCCACAGACTAAGGAGAGCAGAAGAGATTGAAGCCCTTGAGAAACTCAATCAAGGGGTTGCGAAAATTGCTGACAATATCCGTAAGCAGCAAGCAAAAGATCCCCTCGCAGTGCTTCCTGCCAGAGTTATGAAAGAGATTGAAAACCAGATTCCTGAAATCCGAACTGTACTTTCGCCTGCTCCACTTACCCTTCAGCTCAATGGGTTAAGAGTCAAACTGCCTTATGATGAATTCCATGAAAGGATTGAGAAACTTGAATTTGATGAAGGGGTCACACTTTCCGAACTCGCAAATATTTCAAGATCAAAAATGAAAAATTATATATTGATAAAAATCAAATCTAAATCTGAAGTTGGTTTTGCAATTTGA
- a CDS encoding aldehyde ferredoxin oxidoreductase family protein: MDGWAGKTIYIDLGSGSVKTFRTEESLIRKYLGGRGIGVKLLSELTDPDNDPLSPANPLIFTSGPLSGLAPMASGAVLTSKSPLTGTIFSWNISGDFGRELRKARIDALIIAGKAERPSYIEIGEGNIEILSAGQLWGKNIRACTEALKEKGSVACIGRAGEKQVLISSFVVDFLHSGRGGLGAVAGSKMLKAVVVRGEAELLPSDPDRFRELETKVLKLFDASPVLSKGLANYGTCALVKLLDYMNLIPTRNFSRRGTSFADAFSGESIKSSFELEKESCPGCPLGCKKKIKETGQIVPDYDSLWAFGFNLENPDLISVLRADKICKDYGLDPISAGSILGACSELKPGKIEAKGLESLLLEIGEGEKMGSGAKRYLSGIGREDLSMDVKGLELGGFDPRGVKGQALAYATSSHGGDYLTAFMVGPEVLGKPVNLDRLSFKGKAGILQVFENLTAVLDSFVFCPFSDFAINEELGSSLLLSGTGIEISPAELLRVGERIYNLERIYNLKAGFTCEDDTLPERLFENVEENEGYGFSRQEFKAALQEYYHYRGWDDKGVPRLEKLKELELNF, encoded by the coding sequence ATGGATGGCTGGGCAGGAAAAACAATATATATAGACCTTGGTTCAGGATCAGTGAAGACCTTCAGGACTGAAGAAAGTTTAATTAGAAAATATCTGGGCGGCAGGGGAATTGGGGTAAAACTGCTTTCTGAACTTACAGACCCAGATAATGATCCTCTTAGCCCGGCAAATCCATTAATTTTTACCTCCGGACCTCTTTCTGGTCTTGCTCCCATGGCTTCTGGAGCAGTCCTGACATCAAAATCGCCGCTGACAGGTACAATATTTAGCTGGAATATTAGTGGGGACTTCGGGAGAGAACTCAGGAAAGCCAGAATTGACGCCCTGATCATTGCCGGAAAGGCAGAAAGACCTTCGTATATAGAAATTGGGGAGGGAAATATTGAAATTTTGTCGGCAGGACAGCTCTGGGGAAAGAATATCAGGGCATGTACTGAGGCTCTTAAGGAAAAAGGCAGCGTAGCCTGTATAGGCAGAGCAGGAGAGAAGCAGGTTCTTATTTCTTCATTTGTTGTAGACTTCCTTCACAGTGGAAGAGGGGGTCTTGGTGCGGTTGCAGGCTCAAAGATGCTCAAAGCCGTGGTCGTAAGAGGAGAAGCCGAACTTTTACCTTCTGATCCAGATAGATTCCGGGAGCTTGAGACAAAAGTATTGAAACTTTTTGATGCGAGCCCTGTGCTTTCCAAAGGACTTGCAAATTACGGCACATGCGCTCTTGTAAAATTACTGGATTATATGAATCTCATCCCAACAAGAAACTTCTCCAGGAGAGGAACTTCTTTTGCAGATGCGTTTTCAGGAGAGAGTATTAAATCCTCTTTTGAGCTTGAAAAAGAGAGCTGCCCTGGCTGTCCTCTGGGCTGCAAGAAAAAGATTAAAGAAACAGGGCAGATTGTGCCTGATTATGATTCCCTCTGGGCATTCGGGTTTAACCTTGAAAACCCTGACCTGATTTCGGTGCTGAGAGCGGACAAAATATGCAAGGATTACGGGCTTGATCCGATCTCGGCAGGTTCCATACTCGGGGCATGTTCAGAACTCAAGCCTGGAAAAATAGAAGCTAAAGGACTGGAATCCCTGCTCCTTGAAATAGGGGAAGGGGAAAAAATGGGGAGCGGAGCCAAAAGATATCTTTCAGGTATTGGGAGAGAGGATTTGAGCATGGATGTGAAGGGGCTTGAACTCGGAGGCTTTGATCCACGAGGAGTAAAGGGACAGGCACTGGCTTATGCCACATCCAGCCACGGTGGAGACTACCTGACTGCTTTCATGGTAGGACCCGAGGTGCTTGGGAAGCCAGTGAATCTTGATCGTCTGAGCTTCAAAGGAAAAGCAGGTATCCTTCAGGTATTTGAAAACCTGACCGCTGTGCTTGACTCTTTTGTATTCTGCCCCTTCTCAGATTTTGCCATTAATGAAGAACTCGGTTCATCTCTCCTGCTTTCGGGAACAGGTATAGAAATATCACCTGCAGAACTCCTGAGAGTTGGAGAAAGAATCTATAATCTTGAAAGAATTTATAACCTTAAAGCAGGATTTACCTGCGAAGATGATACCCTTCCTGAGAGGCTGTTTGAAAATGTAGAAGAAAATGAAGGATATGGATTTTCTAGGCAGGAGTTTAAAGCTGCGCTTCAGGAGTACTATCATTACCGCGGCTGGGATGATAAAGGAGTACCCAGATTGGAGAAATTAAAAGAACTTGAACTCAATTTTTGA